In uncultured delta proteobacterium, the following proteins share a genomic window:
- a CDS encoding conserved hypothetical protein (Evidence 4 : Homologs of previously reported genes of unknown function), translated as MAYRNGNYAAFYVAEPFDPSALGANATKDFQYYNLLRAWKGADSSFPFNDSHDKTYNVRDGSDWESTLKPRLRERLRNSKNIVLFLSSITVSSRALREEIDYGINDQGVPVIVIYPEYDSKESLLTNGALKQSIKNLWDKLPIFRDSMKEVPTLHVPMKKELIKSALQNDGYMVGSKKEPGIYRYNP; from the coding sequence ATGGCATATCGAAACGGAAACTACGCTGCCTTCTATGTGGCTGAGCCGTTCGACCCCAGCGCGCTAGGGGCGAATGCGACAAAGGATTTTCAATACTACAACCTGCTGCGGGCTTGGAAGGGAGCTGATTCGTCATTTCCATTTAATGACTCCCATGACAAGACATACAACGTTCGCGATGGTAGTGACTGGGAATCGACCTTGAAGCCCAGACTGCGGGAACGTCTTCGAAACTCGAAGAACATAGTACTTTTTCTGAGTTCGATCACCGTCAGTTCGCGAGCTCTTCGGGAAGAGATCGACTACGGCATCAATGATCAGGGGGTGCCAGTTATCGTCATCTACCCCGAGTACGATTCAAAGGAAAGCCTCCTTACGAACGGGGCCTTGAAGCAGTCGATAAAAAACCTCTGGGACAAGCTGCCCATTTTTCGGGACTCGATGAAAGAAGTGCCTACGCTTCATGTGCCGATGAAAAAGGAGTTGATTAAATCTGCGCTGCAGAATGATGGTTACATGGTGGGGAGCAAAAAAGAGCCTGGCATTTATCGGTACAACCCCTAA
- a CDS encoding putative Transcriptional regulator, Lambda repressor-like (Evidence 3 : Function proposed based on presence of conserved amino acid motif, structural feature or limited homology) gives MGFGTFIREKREQANVPMNEFARSLGISPAYWSRIERELEKAPKDELIVKAAEKLGLNPDEAFIEASRLPPDMQKDVSTVVRLYRKSLG, from the coding sequence ATGGGTTTCGGCACCTTCATCCGAGAAAAACGCGAGCAGGCCAACGTGCCGATGAACGAGTTCGCTCGCAGTCTGGGCATCTCGCCGGCCTACTGGTCGCGCATTGAGCGTGAACTGGAGAAGGCACCCAAGGACGAGCTGATCGTCAAGGCTGCAGAGAAGCTTGGTCTCAACCCCGACGAGGCTTTCATCGAGGCCAGCCGCTTGCCCCCGGATATGCAGAAGGACGTCAGCACGGTTGTCCGCCTGTATCGCAAATCCCTGGGTTAA
- a CDS encoding conserved hypothetical protein (Evidence 4 : Homologs of previously reported genes of unknown function) produces the protein MPALSLRYDYCALRKPRYLKKSAIETVAREARAQLFATGADALTLEQLAAISDLTINGLPYQLWVSLDHPVTDEDGQPVLGLCEFDPDCGEDAVSVLVSPVGEQLTPELALSTFAHELGHAIFDAPAWLIAAKQGPGLFDDLDGGQRRAYRMATPDAEHLGATALPQNTALEKEIRIAEFRANEFMGSLLVPRDRLVELAVARAPDFDVGIERDGGLYDDLHAAMPRLVEQGTFGFVGMESLQRELAATFGVNPKFIRVRMERYGLLPGNGQG, from the coding sequence ATGCCAGCGCTTTCCCTGCGGTATGACTACTGCGCCCTTCGCAAACCACGCTACCTGAAAAAGTCCGCCATTGAGACGGTCGCCCGTGAGGCCAGAGCACAGCTTTTCGCTACAGGCGCGGATGCACTGACGCTTGAGCAACTGGCGGCCATCTCCGATCTGACCATCAACGGCCTGCCGTACCAGCTGTGGGTCAGCCTGGATCATCCCGTCACCGATGAAGATGGCCAACCCGTGCTGGGCCTATGTGAGTTTGACCCGGACTGCGGCGAAGACGCCGTGTCCGTGCTGGTCTCACCCGTCGGCGAGCAACTCACCCCCGAGCTGGCGCTGTCCACCTTCGCCCACGAACTGGGCCACGCCATCTTCGATGCCCCGGCCTGGCTGATCGCCGCCAAACAAGGGCCAGGGTTGTTTGACGACCTCGATGGAGGTCAGCGTCGTGCCTATCGCATGGCCACGCCGGATGCTGAACACCTGGGTGCCACGGCATTGCCGCAAAACACCGCCCTCGAGAAAGAGATCCGCATCGCCGAGTTCCGCGCCAACGAGTTCATGGGCTCGCTGCTGGTGCCACGCGACCGCCTGGTCGAGCTGGCTGTGGCCCGCGCGCCAGATTTTGATGTCGGCATCGAGCGCGATGGCGGCCTGTACGACGACCTGCACGCCGCCATGCCCCGGCTGGTCGAGCAAGGCACCTTCGGCTTTGTCGGTATGGAAAGCCTGCAGCGCGAACTGGCCGCCACCTTCGGCGTGAACCCCAAGTTCATTCGCGTGCGGATGGAGCGCTACGGGCTGTTGCCCGGTAATGGACAAGGATGA
- a CDS encoding conserved hypothetical protein (Evidence 4 : Homologs of previously reported genes of unknown function) gives MGTESSKLSPLTALGWRDDGMPTCRIPRLRKREGRCYELALRGCLQAPEWELIHGECNGHNGTRIGHAWLEFDGEAYCPVLDECLPIPVFVSRLGATEHVRYTADEALFMKLRHWHMGPWEVR, from the coding sequence ATGGGCACTGAGTCCAGCAAGCTGTCGCCATTAACCGCCCTCGGTTGGCGCGATGATGGTATGCCCACCTGCCGAATTCCGCGTCTGCGCAAACGTGAAGGGCGATGCTACGAGTTGGCGCTGCGCGGCTGCCTGCAAGCGCCAGAGTGGGAACTGATACACGGCGAGTGCAATGGCCACAACGGGACTCGCATCGGCCACGCCTGGCTGGAGTTCGACGGCGAAGCCTATTGCCCTGTGCTTGACGAATGCCTGCCGATTCCGGTGTTCGTGTCCAGGCTCGGCGCTACGGAGCACGTCCGCTACACGGCTGATGAAGCCTTGTTCATGAAGCTACGTCATTGGCATATGGGGCCGTGGGAGGTCCGGTGA
- a CDS encoding conserved hypothetical protein (Evidence 4 : Homologs of previously reported genes of unknown function) encodes MSKVSFLDKRVFKKFLEITSILSGTLSVVLLFVEIPSEWKLCGLGIFVAVLALAYVLVWVWSNTLNHIDINIEGSDVTVKVGDIFQQPGLKVIAFNEYFDTQVDNKIISDRSLNGIFVNKHLGIPVSELDRLIEAHPFEDGDLLEKNENRPQGKKQKYRLGTIFVFDEYLLTTFAKFDESNRAVLTMPEYLEFLINFWDKVNNVYAQKSVTTTIFGSGITRIKGHKTISDEDLLKIMLWTFRISEMRFKYPAKLTIVILKEKIDQISLLDIKSAKNGV; translated from the coding sequence ATGTCAAAAGTCAGTTTTCTCGACAAACGCGTCTTCAAGAAATTCCTTGAGATCACCTCTATCCTCAGCGGAACGCTGTCGGTGGTTTTGCTGTTTGTTGAGATTCCGAGCGAGTGGAAGTTGTGCGGACTCGGAATCTTCGTGGCCGTACTTGCCCTTGCTTATGTACTGGTTTGGGTATGGTCGAACACGCTGAACCACATTGACATCAACATCGAAGGTAGTGACGTCACAGTTAAGGTCGGTGACATTTTCCAGCAGCCTGGGCTCAAAGTGATCGCGTTCAATGAGTATTTCGACACACAGGTAGATAACAAGATTATCAGCGACCGATCTTTGAACGGGATTTTTGTCAACAAGCACTTGGGAATCCCTGTTTCCGAACTGGATCGCCTTATTGAGGCCCATCCTTTCGAGGACGGCGACCTGCTTGAAAAGAACGAAAACCGACCGCAGGGGAAGAAGCAAAAATATCGACTGGGGACGATTTTCGTTTTCGACGAATATCTCCTGACCACCTTTGCAAAATTTGACGAGAGCAATAGGGCAGTATTGACGATGCCCGAGTACCTTGAATTCCTGATTAACTTTTGGGACAAGGTAAACAATGTGTACGCCCAGAAAAGCGTGACCACCACAATCTTTGGATCAGGGATCACGCGCATCAAGGGGCACAAAACCATTAGCGATGAAGATCTGCTGAAAATTATGCTGTGGACATTTAGGATCAGCGAGATGCGATTCAAATATCCGGCAAAGCTCACTATCGTCATTCTCAAGGAAAAAATCGACCAGATCAGCCTCCTCGACATCAAGTCGGCGAAAAATGGGGTGTGA
- a CDS encoding hypothetical protein (Evidence 5 : No homology to any previously reported sequences), whose translation MRLDLESLLLEKVNVLIGELSVSNASHVDLSQALIQYINLRDRIPGVRKWVVCKSDFLQNQSLDANISAGLEKLVSAAKAGEDLRPWLHDAIFADKQDALMNDWGIQHFHLGGTFEATKNGRKRIARTGDVLFARHHEDTGYLYLIGICNHRSFSEKNLLEIVQRNWPDLLVHAKIENLIDISHSPTGSEIHQLRKNQVNSAVEIGGTFFVGPGGGYTTSGHSTKAVMKALGVTRLLRSLQEEVDSNQLQVRFVVQDRSVFLVDDTKDRHRLVL comes from the coding sequence ATGCGCCTTGATCTTGAAAGCCTTTTGCTGGAAAAGGTGAACGTTTTAATTGGCGAACTTTCCGTCAGTAACGCCAGCCACGTTGATCTTTCCCAAGCGCTTATTCAATACATCAATCTCCGAGATCGTATCCCCGGCGTCAGGAAGTGGGTCGTCTGTAAGTCCGACTTTCTTCAGAATCAAAGTTTGGATGCCAATATTTCTGCAGGCCTTGAAAAGCTTGTTTCTGCAGCTAAGGCTGGTGAAGATCTTCGGCCATGGTTGCACGATGCGATATTCGCGGATAAACAGGATGCTCTAATGAACGACTGGGGCATCCAGCACTTTCATCTCGGAGGTACGTTTGAAGCAACCAAAAATGGCCGAAAAAGAATTGCTCGGACAGGGGATGTGCTTTTTGCGCGGCATCATGAAGACACTGGTTACCTCTATTTGATTGGCATCTGCAACCACCGTAGCTTCTCAGAAAAGAACCTTCTGGAGATCGTGCAGAGAAACTGGCCTGATCTGCTTGTTCACGCGAAGATAGAAAATCTGATCGACATCAGTCATTCGCCAACGGGCTCCGAGATTCATCAGCTACGCAAGAATCAGGTCAATTCGGCAGTGGAGATTGGTGGCACGTTTTTCGTTGGGCCAGGAGGGGGTTACACCACGAGCGGTCATTCCACGAAGGCAGTCATGAAAGCCTTGGGTGTCACGCGCTTGCTACGCTCGCTTCAAGAAGAAGTGGATAGCAACCAACTGCAGGTTCGCTTTGTTGTTCAGGATCGGTCGGTGTTCTTGGTAGATGACACCAAGGACAGGCATCGACTGGTTTTGTGA
- a CDS encoding hypothetical protein (Evidence 5 : No homology to any previously reported sequences) codes for MVVKRFDACLIAVLINREHSRLSSQVKTLEKALYAPFSDKEHQRLVQLAANWRTLLAFDDGAPKLADALEVFVAAYRQQSPDQEKLHDEVVFQAGVYRMGHWTLVKHFIPGVTDCLDNFGSVLPRHREAFKRRYEAEGNLSVEAQSQLLKAQYALIPNRRDPYRHEELKRRGLVTADGIVPMGVKEALALIEREEAQAQQPAKRSVVAWVADRFRRG; via the coding sequence ATGGTTGTCAAGAGATTTGATGCCTGCCTCATCGCCGTGCTCATCAATCGCGAGCACAGCCGCCTTTCGAGCCAGGTCAAGACGCTTGAGAAAGCGCTGTACGCGCCGTTCTCTGACAAAGAGCACCAGCGCCTGGTCCAGCTGGCAGCCAACTGGCGCACGTTGCTGGCCTTTGACGACGGCGCACCGAAACTGGCCGATGCGCTGGAGGTATTCGTCGCAGCCTACCGGCAACAGTCACCTGACCAAGAGAAGCTCCACGACGAGGTGGTCTTCCAGGCTGGCGTCTACCGCATGGGCCATTGGACACTGGTCAAGCACTTTATCCCCGGCGTCACCGACTGCTTGGACAACTTCGGCAGTGTCCTACCCAGGCATCGCGAGGCCTTCAAGCGCCGATACGAGGCCGAGGGTAATCTGTCTGTCGAAGCGCAGTCACAACTGCTCAAAGCCCAGTACGCCTTGATCCCCAACCGCCGGGACCCGTATCGGCACGAGGAATTGAAACGCCGAGGGCTGGTCACCGCTGACGGCATTGTGCCGATGGGTGTGAAGGAGGCGCTGGCGTTGATTGAGCGAGAAGAAGCGCAGGCACAGCAACCGGCCAAGCGTAGCGTGGTGGCGTGGGTGGCGGATCGGTTTCGGCGGGGGTGA
- a CDS encoding conserved hypothetical protein (Evidence 4 : Homologs of previously reported genes of unknown function), whose product MLTETLERLERLDGMDSTLFGRELLSFGRLLLDRGWIAGIGYFSRIDVEVMDDIFEEVEVTVDEAAGRYTYPHPFRRKVILSGPLAEVTRYRFQREPFFDHLATLLGIEPRFASRRRCLVEHHLWYLGDLRVGNRHAFVPVFFGRRLKDAPAEQITSALSDPAFGTGGVVLALKDPKLALPNGHQVRAVADLLIVENGVEQFDLPVLERILVGLPADPADEPEEWFDAKTGGLRLQHLQETVYFSGIQLQIVEFFWKSRHGAPLSWAEVKRRTFTASKGIDDAFKGRDWSQWIERVGHGKLRLRTSRSA is encoded by the coding sequence ATGCTGACAGAGACGCTGGAACGGCTGGAGCGGTTAGACGGGATGGACAGCACGCTGTTCGGCAGAGAGCTGTTGAGCTTTGGCCGCCTGCTGCTGGACCGGGGCTGGATTGCCGGCATTGGCTATTTCAGCCGGATCGACGTCGAGGTGATGGACGACATCTTCGAGGAGGTGGAGGTCACGGTCGACGAGGCAGCGGGCCGCTACACCTACCCGCACCCATTCCGGCGCAAGGTGATCTTGAGCGGCCCCTTGGCCGAGGTCACCCGCTACCGTTTCCAGCGCGAGCCTTTCTTTGACCACCTGGCCACCCTGCTGGGCATTGAGCCCCGGTTTGCCAGTCGCCGGCGTTGCCTGGTCGAGCACCACCTCTGGTACTTGGGCGACCTCCGTGTCGGCAACCGCCATGCGTTCGTGCCGGTGTTCTTCGGGCGACGGCTCAAGGACGCGCCGGCCGAGCAGATCACCTCGGCCTTGTCCGACCCGGCGTTCGGCACGGGTGGTGTGGTGCTGGCACTGAAAGATCCGAAGCTGGCTTTGCCCAACGGCCACCAAGTGCGCGCCGTCGCTGATCTGCTGATCGTGGAGAACGGCGTGGAGCAGTTCGATCTGCCGGTGCTGGAGCGGATTCTGGTCGGGCTGCCCGCAGATCCGGCTGACGAGCCGGAGGAGTGGTTTGATGCGAAGACGGGTGGGTTGCGACTGCAGCATCTTCAAGAGACTGTCTACTTCTCAGGCATTCAGTTGCAAATCGTCGAGTTTTTCTGGAAGTCGCGCCACGGCGCACCGTTGTCATGGGCAGAGGTCAAGCGCCGGACATTCACAGCCAGCAAGGGCATTGATGACGCCTTCAAAGGCCGGGATTGGTCGCAGTGGATCGAGCGCGTTGGCCACGGAAAACTCAGGCTACGTACATCCCGGTCGGCGTAG
- a CDS encoding exported hypothetical protein (Evidence 5 : No homology to any previously reported sequences) gives MKSDFSSLAFVARQSLVASGVSISLGHTQQLLAASLGYGSLAAIQASTEEEPGIAGADFVILDVAGLSARAASLGYGAASDQITEAIATAIRSDPEPPAVFLTTLDFIEDVAGRFANDTVMDHDAVSDAAANTNAYFEGAYLEATEPDEALKDCREFWEIPVEGNVGMDQDPDKPFSGDNILVKGVVRVWKAGRVCLMNDMELDIGAGVDDSYYDLDEADA, from the coding sequence ATGAAGTCCGACTTCAGTTCCCTCGCGTTTGTAGCCCGCCAATCCCTCGTGGCATCCGGTGTTTCCATTTCGCTGGGCCACACGCAGCAGTTGCTTGCTGCCAGCCTCGGGTATGGCAGTCTGGCGGCCATCCAGGCATCGACCGAAGAGGAACCCGGTATTGCCGGGGCAGACTTTGTCATCCTGGACGTGGCGGGTCTGTCCGCCCGCGCAGCATCCTTGGGCTATGGCGCGGCGTCAGATCAGATCACCGAGGCGATTGCCACAGCCATCAGGAGTGATCCTGAACCGCCAGCCGTTTTCCTGACCACGCTGGACTTCATCGAAGACGTCGCAGGCCGGTTTGCCAATGACACGGTAATGGATCACGATGCCGTGTCCGACGCGGCCGCCAATACGAACGCTTACTTCGAAGGTGCCTACCTCGAGGCGACCGAGCCCGATGAGGCGCTGAAGGATTGCCGTGAATTTTGGGAGATCCCAGTCGAAGGCAACGTCGGCATGGATCAAGACCCCGACAAGCCGTTCAGCGGCGACAACATCCTGGTCAAAGGCGTTGTGCGGGTCTGGAAGGCTGGGCGGGTCTGCCTCATGAACGATATGGAGCTCGACATCGGCGCTGGCGTCGACGACAGCTACTACGACCTTGACGAGGCAGACGCGTAA
- a CDS encoding conserved hypothetical protein (Evidence 4 : Homologs of previously reported genes of unknown function) produces the protein MAEVVVMDNRESDPTALAAEATATGGGKPRKPRATDGGPEILPDMGHYVTLVRKIKHRALVAQWLQHLHPEELPGIEWEHKVCTSYKQSLFTVVASLSGAIRQRLEEAAQRVLLLSDDFGCEAVKSLLSEDDENEQQAVAAAGDKYGRALYLYLCRLADDKDRRFEQAETARQQNKQWKSEAYASHFRGPKAVDITLDDTLKDKLKTAIAAIYPQAPLNDVVIEHFQRRDLTQAEDRGGEDGSAPVWLHTIVVGFNGKETHWDKIVDGEVTTRHDQALQRITFSYEPSTGALSVFCDDRNARQELAKALRDVVLASDTEIAEMPLREFSLKAFGSAEVFNLLKPEPGDGIERININLIKVAKCLEQQGEDGTLEVTSGMTIHRDRRDQRDVYQVAREDYKQNDLSGFDLVQVKLVLRLAKQKDRRAHNIVVQITAPNGLNDNAKTEDERQLVMRLLKRWHIVTEF, from the coding sequence ATGGCAGAAGTCGTAGTGATGGATAACCGCGAGTCAGATCCGACGGCCCTCGCCGCAGAGGCGACTGCTACGGGTGGCGGCAAACCGCGCAAGCCTCGGGCTACCGATGGCGGGCCGGAGATCCTGCCCGATATGGGGCACTACGTGACCCTGGTGCGCAAGATCAAGCATCGCGCGCTGGTGGCGCAGTGGCTGCAGCACCTGCACCCTGAGGAGCTACCCGGCATCGAGTGGGAGCACAAGGTCTGCACCAGCTACAAGCAGAGCCTGTTCACCGTGGTCGCGAGCCTGTCCGGTGCCATCCGTCAGCGGCTGGAGGAAGCAGCACAGCGCGTCCTGCTGCTGTCGGATGACTTCGGGTGCGAGGCCGTCAAATCGCTGCTGAGTGAAGACGACGAAAATGAACAACAGGCGGTGGCCGCCGCCGGCGACAAGTACGGCCGGGCGCTCTACCTGTACCTGTGCCGCCTGGCGGACGACAAGGACCGCCGGTTCGAACAGGCCGAGACTGCCCGCCAGCAGAACAAGCAGTGGAAATCCGAAGCCTACGCCAGCCACTTCCGGGGGCCGAAGGCGGTGGATATCACCTTGGACGACACGCTGAAGGACAAGCTCAAGACGGCGATTGCCGCCATCTACCCGCAGGCGCCGCTCAACGATGTGGTCATCGAGCACTTCCAGCGCCGCGACCTGACCCAGGCCGAGGACCGTGGCGGCGAAGACGGGTCGGCTCCGGTCTGGTTGCACACCATCGTGGTCGGCTTCAACGGTAAGGAAACCCACTGGGACAAGATCGTCGACGGCGAAGTGACCACGCGGCACGATCAGGCCCTGCAGCGCATCACCTTCTCCTATGAGCCGAGCACCGGCGCGCTGTCGGTGTTCTGCGACGACCGGAATGCCCGGCAGGAGCTGGCCAAAGCCCTGCGTGACGTGGTGTTGGCCAGCGACACTGAAATCGCCGAGATGCCGCTGCGCGAGTTCAGCTTGAAGGCCTTCGGCAGCGCCGAGGTGTTCAACCTGCTCAAACCCGAGCCGGGCGACGGCATCGAGCGCATCAACATCAACCTGATCAAGGTGGCCAAGTGCCTCGAACAACAGGGCGAAGACGGCACGTTGGAAGTCACGAGCGGCATGACCATCCACCGCGACCGGCGTGACCAGCGCGATGTTTACCAGGTAGCCCGGGAAGACTACAAACAGAACGATCTCAGCGGGTTTGACTTGGTGCAGGTCAAGCTGGTGCTACGCCTGGCCAAGCAAAAGGACCGTCGCGCCCACAACATCGTCGTGCAGATCACCGCGCCCAACGGCCTGAATGACAACGCCAAGACCGAGGACGAGCGCCAGCTGGTGATGCGTCTGCTGAAACGCTGGCACATCGTCACCGAGTTCTGA